One Amycolatopsis sp. NBC_00355 genomic window carries:
- a CDS encoding helix-turn-helix domain-containing protein, giving the protein MTAVTAPSDALRRLLDLLASGASTEQLAHVVVAARAEGALDAADLAALANAGELALRIRETLAEHRRREAQLVALFDTASELAALSEPDTVLRSIVRRARALLGVDVSYLSLNNEAEGKTYVRVSDGSVSAEFQQIVLGMGEGLGGLVAQTARPYATSDYFTDERFRHTRHIDSGVKDEGLTAILGVPLAIGSKVLGVLFASDRGTREFSADEVALLSSLADHAAIALDSANLLDQTRRAVAELNEANATIRAHNEAMERAEDAHDRLTDLVLRGGDLPDVAAAVAGVLHGALTVFDTEGAVLAHSAEPARHDPAALAASRAAGRAVSTVSDSDTWVCSVQAGPELLGSLVLTGRTDLAGPDRRLFERAGVVTALLLMLRRSVVRAEDEVRGELLTDLLTAPGRNPRALLARGRRLGIDLAAPHAVLVVHTGDVSRRRLASAAARHATLVGVHAEEVVLLGAGDPGELARRVAADLGAVTGRPVTVGAAGPGAGPEALAAAHAEAARCVRALLALGRTGEGADMAGLGFLGQLLGDQADLGAFVRATLGPVLDYDERRGTELAATLRAYFASGAQLARTKDVLHVHVNTVVQRLERIASLLGEDWQAPDRALEIQLALRLHRLG; this is encoded by the coding sequence ATGACCGCCGTGACCGCACCCTCGGACGCGCTGCGCCGGCTGCTCGACCTGCTCGCCTCCGGGGCGAGCACCGAGCAGCTGGCGCACGTCGTCGTGGCCGCCCGCGCCGAGGGTGCCCTCGACGCCGCCGACCTGGCCGCGCTGGCGAACGCGGGTGAGCTGGCCCTGCGGATCCGCGAGACGCTCGCCGAGCACCGGCGGCGCGAGGCCCAGCTGGTCGCGCTGTTCGACACCGCGAGCGAGCTGGCCGCACTGTCCGAACCGGACACCGTGCTGCGCTCGATCGTCCGCCGCGCGCGGGCGCTGCTCGGCGTCGACGTCTCGTACCTGAGCCTCAACAACGAGGCGGAGGGCAAGACCTACGTCCGGGTCAGCGACGGCTCGGTCTCGGCGGAGTTCCAGCAGATCGTGCTCGGCATGGGGGAGGGTCTCGGCGGGCTGGTCGCGCAGACCGCGCGGCCCTACGCGACGTCGGACTACTTCACCGACGAACGCTTCCGGCACACACGCCACATCGACTCCGGCGTCAAGGACGAAGGACTGACCGCGATCCTCGGTGTCCCGCTGGCCATCGGCTCGAAGGTGCTCGGTGTGCTCTTCGCGTCCGACCGCGGCACCCGCGAGTTCTCCGCGGACGAGGTCGCGCTGCTGTCGTCACTGGCCGACCACGCGGCGATCGCCTTGGACAGCGCGAACCTCCTCGACCAGACGCGCCGGGCCGTCGCCGAACTGAACGAGGCCAACGCGACGATCCGCGCGCACAACGAAGCGATGGAACGCGCCGAGGACGCCCACGACCGGCTCACCGACCTCGTCCTGCGCGGTGGTGACCTGCCCGACGTCGCCGCGGCGGTGGCCGGGGTGCTGCACGGCGCGCTCACGGTGTTCGACACCGAAGGCGCGGTCCTGGCGCACTCGGCGGAACCGGCGCGCCACGACCCCGCCGCGCTCGCCGCGTCGCGGGCGGCCGGGCGCGCAGTGTCCACTGTGTCCGATTCGGACACCTGGGTCTGCTCGGTGCAGGCCGGCCCGGAGCTGCTCGGCAGCCTGGTGCTGACCGGCCGGACGGATCTGGCCGGCCCGGACCGGCGGCTGTTCGAACGCGCCGGCGTCGTGACGGCGTTGCTGCTCATGCTGCGCCGGTCGGTGGTGCGGGCCGAGGACGAGGTCCGCGGCGAGCTGCTGACCGACCTGCTCACCGCGCCCGGCCGCAACCCGCGGGCGCTGCTGGCCCGCGGCCGCCGCCTCGGCATCGACCTCGCCGCGCCGCACGCGGTGCTGGTGGTGCACACCGGCGACGTCTCCCGGCGACGGCTCGCGAGCGCCGCCGCCCGGCACGCGACGCTGGTCGGCGTGCACGCGGAGGAGGTCGTCCTGCTGGGCGCCGGCGACCCGGGCGAACTGGCCCGCCGCGTCGCCGCCGACCTCGGCGCGGTGACCGGCCGCCCGGTCACCGTCGGCGCGGCCGGTCCCGGCGCGGGCCCCGAAGCCCTGGCCGCGGCCCACGCCGAAGCGGCGCGATGTGTCCGGGCGCTGCTCGCGCTCGGCCGCACCGGCGAGGGCGCGGACATGGCGGGCCTCGGGTTCCTCGGCCAGCTCCTGGGTGACCAGGCCGACCTCGGCGCGTTCGTCCGCGCGACGCTCGGCCCGGTCCTCGACTACGACGAGCGCCGCGGCACGGAGCTGGCGGCGACGCTGCGGGCGTACTTCGCGAGCGGTGCGCAGCTCGCGCGGACGAAGGACGTGCTGCACGTCCACGTCAATACTGTGGTGCAGCGGCTGGAACGGATCGCGTCGCTGCTGGGGGAGGACTGGCAGGCGCCGGACCGGGCCCTGGAGATCCAGCTGGCGCTGCGGCTGCACCGCCTCGGTTGA
- a CDS encoding GyrI-like domain-containing protein, whose protein sequence is MPYDVKKDLKALYAPKNTDWALIDVPAQRFLAIDGRGNPNTAESYKRAVEALYAVAYTLKRAAEQDFVVGPLEGLWWADDMTAFTVRAKDSWQWTMLISQPGWIGEDDVEEARETVRRKKKLDADVRFETLDEGRCAQALHVGSYDDEGPLLARLHDEYLAGQGLEPTGRHHEIYLGDPRRTEPAKLKTVLRQPVSQ, encoded by the coding sequence ATGCCCTACGACGTCAAGAAGGACCTGAAAGCGTTGTACGCGCCCAAAAACACCGACTGGGCCCTGATCGACGTGCCCGCACAGCGGTTCCTCGCGATCGACGGTCGCGGCAACCCGAACACCGCGGAGAGCTACAAACGGGCCGTCGAGGCGCTCTACGCCGTGGCGTACACGCTCAAGCGGGCCGCGGAGCAGGACTTCGTCGTCGGCCCGCTGGAAGGCCTGTGGTGGGCCGACGACATGACCGCGTTCACCGTCCGCGCCAAGGACAGCTGGCAGTGGACGATGCTCATCAGCCAGCCCGGATGGATCGGCGAGGACGACGTCGAAGAAGCCCGCGAAACCGTGCGGCGCAAGAAGAAGCTCGACGCCGACGTCCGGTTCGAGACCCTCGATGAGGGCCGTTGCGCGCAGGCGTTGCACGTCGGTTCCTACGACGACGAAGGCCCGCTGCTCGCCCGGCTGCACGACGAGTACCTGGCCGGGCAGGGGCTCGAGCCGACCGGCCGGCACCACGAGATCTACCTCGGCGACCCTCGCCGCACGGAGCCCGCGAAGCTCAAAACCGTGCTGCGGCAGCCGGTTTCTCAGTAG
- a CDS encoding helix-turn-helix transcriptional regulator, producing MRADRLVATLLLMQTRGRVTAGELAEELEVSVATARRDLEALSAAGVPVYPQPGRGGGWQLVGGARTDLSGLTSREAQALFLLAGPAAAIAPEVKSALRKLMGALPGTFRADAEAAADAVIVDQVGWGERPKARPPMVEALRDAVIARRKVRLTYAGRETSERLVDPWGLVDKDDVWYLVAGTGQGRRTFRVDRITAAEPIDAVAHRPSDLELAKVWEEVVEEVEKRRSPLTADVVLDRRYLRVLRDRFGRHCEVVGELPGDRVRVRVAAPAPIMIAQELAGWGALVDVEGPESVRAELARLGSELVGRYGH from the coding sequence ATGCGCGCCGACCGCCTCGTGGCCACCCTCCTGCTCATGCAGACCCGCGGCCGCGTCACCGCGGGCGAGCTGGCCGAGGAGCTGGAGGTCTCCGTCGCGACCGCCCGCCGTGACCTCGAAGCGCTGTCGGCGGCCGGCGTGCCCGTCTACCCGCAGCCCGGCCGGGGTGGCGGCTGGCAGCTCGTCGGCGGCGCGCGGACCGACCTGTCCGGCCTCACCTCCCGTGAGGCGCAGGCGCTGTTCCTCCTGGCCGGCCCCGCGGCGGCGATCGCGCCGGAGGTGAAGTCGGCGCTGCGCAAGCTGATGGGCGCGCTGCCCGGCACGTTCCGGGCGGACGCCGAGGCCGCGGCAGACGCGGTGATCGTCGACCAGGTCGGCTGGGGCGAGCGGCCGAAGGCCCGGCCGCCGATGGTCGAAGCGCTGCGGGACGCCGTCATCGCCCGCCGCAAGGTCCGCCTGACCTACGCGGGCCGCGAGACGTCGGAGCGGCTCGTCGATCCGTGGGGCCTGGTCGACAAGGACGACGTCTGGTACCTCGTCGCGGGCACCGGCCAGGGCCGCCGGACCTTCCGCGTGGACCGGATCACCGCGGCCGAGCCGATCGACGCCGTCGCGCACCGGCCGTCGGACCTCGAACTGGCCAAGGTGTGGGAAGAAGTCGTCGAAGAAGTCGAAAAACGCCGGTCGCCGCTGACCGCGGACGTCGTCCTCGACCGGCGCTACCTGAGGGTGCTGCGCGACCGGTTCGGCCGGCACTGCGAGGTTGTCGGCGAGCTGCCCGGCGACCGCGTCCGCGTCCGGGTCGCCGCTCCCGCGCCGATCATGATCGCCCAGGAGCTGGCCGGCTGGGGTGCGCTCGTCGACGTCGAAGGTCCGGAATCCGTACGCGCGGAGCTGGCCCGCCTCGGATCGGAACTGGTCGGCCGATACGGTCACTGA
- a CDS encoding AMP-binding protein: MRDDVIEASAVVGHPPEVVWQIVGSPEWYPRFVPEISWSEVQEQASRGRGPRGVIRIAPDRRPMLEAQVQAVVYRPGEHVVWCGVPDDGTWVSLELRPLAGGKTELFVRMMLQPEHLELVSSIKKDIRAIARRLDLHLSGQADPDAGSGGVKATKLRTTSILVRAGVLSPGRPDKLARQLNSVAQWGATVAGGYQAAAARAADDVALHDERNVRTFAQVQERSDRLTNALSELGVNERDRIALMCRNHSAMVEAFVAASKLGADVILLNTGLSASSVKDVLAEHAPAAVLADDEFAQTIANVPGDFARISTWPDAETGYPTVDELIQSAPADRPKPVERPGRLIVLTSGTSGTPKGARRPTPKGMGAAASILDRIPLRAGDRILVAAPLFHSWGLAAMQIGMALRSPLALVRKFDAEETLRTIAEQQCDALFVVPIMLQRIMDLPERVRARYDLSSLRIVASSGSAMSGSFVTSFMDTFGDVLYNFYGSTEVSWASIADPGDLRAAPTTAGRCPLGTAVAILDEDRKPVPPGGEGQIFVGNDMLFDGYTSGTDPARAADLMATGDVGYLDAAGRLFVTGRADEMIVSGGENVFPRPVEEALVALPGVHDAAVVGVADAEWGQRLAAYVVPRRGASLHAEDIRQYIHHRLARFAVPRDVYFVPDLPRNATGKILKRLLHDDTWPATTDY, encoded by the coding sequence ATGCGTGACGATGTGATCGAGGCGAGTGCCGTGGTCGGGCATCCGCCGGAGGTGGTGTGGCAGATCGTCGGATCGCCGGAGTGGTATCCCCGCTTCGTCCCGGAGATCAGCTGGAGCGAGGTGCAGGAGCAGGCCTCGCGGGGCCGGGGCCCCCGAGGCGTGATCCGGATCGCCCCCGACCGCCGGCCGATGCTGGAGGCGCAGGTCCAAGCCGTCGTCTACCGCCCGGGCGAGCACGTCGTGTGGTGCGGTGTCCCCGATGACGGCACCTGGGTCTCCCTGGAGCTGAGACCCCTGGCCGGCGGCAAGACCGAGCTCTTCGTGCGGATGATGCTGCAGCCGGAGCACCTGGAACTGGTGTCCTCGATCAAAAAGGACATCCGCGCCATCGCGAGGCGCCTCGACCTGCACCTGTCGGGCCAGGCCGACCCGGACGCCGGTTCCGGCGGCGTCAAGGCCACCAAGCTCCGCACCACCAGCATCCTGGTGCGCGCCGGTGTCCTCAGCCCCGGCCGCCCGGACAAGCTGGCGCGCCAGCTCAACTCCGTCGCGCAGTGGGGCGCGACCGTCGCGGGCGGCTACCAGGCCGCCGCGGCCCGCGCCGCCGACGACGTCGCGCTGCACGACGAGCGCAACGTCCGCACCTTCGCCCAGGTCCAGGAGCGCAGCGACCGGCTGACCAACGCGCTCAGCGAGCTCGGCGTCAACGAGCGCGACCGGATCGCGCTCATGTGCCGCAACCACTCCGCGATGGTCGAGGCGTTCGTCGCGGCCAGCAAGCTCGGCGCCGACGTCATCCTGCTGAACACCGGCCTCTCCGCGTCGTCGGTGAAGGACGTGCTCGCCGAGCACGCGCCGGCCGCCGTCCTGGCCGACGACGAGTTCGCCCAGACCATCGCGAACGTCCCCGGCGACTTCGCGCGCATCAGCACCTGGCCGGACGCCGAGACCGGCTACCCGACCGTCGACGAGCTGATCCAGTCCGCCCCCGCCGACCGGCCCAAGCCCGTGGAGCGGCCGGGCCGGCTGATCGTGCTCACCTCCGGCACCAGCGGCACACCGAAGGGCGCGCGCCGCCCGACCCCGAAGGGCATGGGCGCGGCCGCGTCGATCCTCGACCGCATCCCGCTGCGCGCGGGCGACCGGATCCTCGTGGCGGCGCCGCTGTTCCACAGCTGGGGCCTGGCCGCGATGCAGATCGGGATGGCGCTGCGGTCCCCGCTGGCCCTGGTCCGCAAGTTCGACGCCGAAGAGACCCTGCGGACGATCGCCGAGCAACAGTGCGACGCGCTGTTCGTCGTGCCGATCATGTTGCAGCGGATCATGGACCTGCCCGAACGGGTCCGCGCGCGGTACGACCTGTCGTCGCTGCGGATCGTCGCGAGCAGTGGCTCGGCGATGTCCGGGTCGTTCGTGACGTCGTTCATGGACACCTTCGGCGACGTCCTCTACAACTTCTACGGCTCGACCGAGGTGTCGTGGGCGAGCATCGCCGACCCCGGCGACCTGCGCGCCGCGCCGACCACCGCGGGCCGGTGCCCGCTCGGCACGGCCGTCGCGATCCTGGACGAGGACCGCAAGCCGGTGCCGCCCGGCGGCGAGGGCCAGATCTTCGTCGGCAACGACATGCTGTTCGACGGCTACACCTCGGGCACGGACCCGGCGCGGGCGGCGGACCTGATGGCCACCGGCGACGTCGGTTACCTCGACGCGGCGGGCCGGCTGTTCGTCACCGGCCGGGCCGACGAGATGATCGTCTCCGGCGGCGAGAACGTCTTCCCGCGCCCGGTCGAAGAAGCCCTGGTGGCGCTGCCCGGCGTGCACGACGCGGCGGTGGTCGGCGTGGCCGACGCGGAGTGGGGCCAGCGGCTGGCGGCCTACGTCGTCCCGCGGCGCGGCGCTTCCCTGCACGCGGAAGACATCCGGCAGTACATCCACCACCGCCTGGCCCGCTTCGCCGTGCCTCGCGACGTCTACTTCGTGCCGGACCTGCCGCGCAACGCGACAGGCAAGATCCTCAAGCGCCTGCTGCACGACGACACCTGGCCGGCCACCACGGACTACTGA
- a CDS encoding NADP-dependent oxidoreductase, whose protein sequence is MFAAFFARFGPPEVLSVGALPEPHAGPGEVRIRVRAAGVSPVDLAIRAGKSRSPIALPHIPGVDAAGVVDEGPGIGDEVFGAVDVARLGGASAEFAVLAFWTPKPPSMPWEQAGGAASGVETATRALDLLDIGPGSTLLIDGATGGVGSLAVGLALARGARVLGTGAAENRQFLAELGAQPVDYGPGLRERVSGPVDAALDVAGKGSLPELIELTGTPSKVVTLADFSGPEHGVRVSVGALGGQPDGRHGLAQAAALFGEGRFHVPVQAVFPLAEAAAAHAVAGPRRGKIVLAVP, encoded by the coding sequence GTGTTCGCAGCCTTCTTCGCGCGGTTCGGCCCGCCCGAGGTCCTGTCCGTCGGTGCCCTCCCGGAGCCGCACGCCGGGCCGGGCGAGGTCCGGATCCGCGTGCGGGCGGCCGGCGTCTCGCCGGTCGACCTGGCGATCCGCGCCGGGAAGTCGCGCTCGCCGATCGCCTTGCCGCACATCCCCGGTGTGGACGCGGCCGGCGTCGTCGACGAAGGTCCCGGGATCGGCGACGAGGTCTTCGGCGCGGTCGACGTCGCCCGCCTCGGCGGGGCGAGCGCCGAGTTCGCGGTCCTGGCGTTCTGGACGCCGAAACCGCCGTCGATGCCGTGGGAGCAGGCCGGTGGCGCCGCGTCCGGGGTCGAGACGGCCACGCGCGCGCTCGACCTCCTGGACATCGGCCCGGGTTCGACGCTGCTGATCGACGGCGCGACCGGCGGAGTCGGCAGCCTCGCCGTCGGCCTGGCGCTGGCGCGGGGCGCGCGGGTGCTCGGCACCGGCGCCGCGGAGAACCGGCAGTTCCTCGCCGAGCTGGGCGCGCAGCCCGTCGACTACGGCCCTGGCCTGCGCGAACGCGTCTCCGGTCCGGTCGACGCGGCCCTCGACGTCGCCGGGAAGGGGTCACTGCCGGAGCTGATCGAGCTGACCGGGACGCCGTCGAAGGTGGTCACGCTGGCCGACTTCAGCGGCCCCGAGCACGGCGTCCGCGTCTCGGTCGGCGCGCTCGGCGGTCAGCCGGACGGGCGGCACGGTCTCGCGCAGGCTGCCGCGCTCTTCGGGGAAGGCCGCTTCCACGTGCCGGTGCAGGCGGTGTTCCCCCTGGCCGAAGCGGCCGCGGCGCACGCTGTGGCCGGGCCGCGGCGGGGCAAGATCGTGCTCGCCGTGCCCTAG
- a CDS encoding MFS transporter, producing MSQPQRSAIAKIVGASLIGTTIEWYDFFLYTSAAALVFNKLFFPTANPLTGTLLAFLTYAVGFLARPVGGLVFGHFGDRLGRKKLLIFSLVLMGGSTCLMGVLPTYATAGVAAPVLLTLLRLVQGFALGGEWGGAVLIVSEHGDAKRRGFWASWPQCGAPGGNLLATGVLAILSATQSDATFLAWGWRVPFLLSGVLLVIGLWIRLAVSESPVFLAAQRRAEDRVEKHVPVVEVFRDSWRQVLVTIGARMAENVSYYVLTAFILVYVTTGLHLAKGLGLSAVLIGSAVHFVTIPLWGALSDRVGRRPVYLFGAIGMALWGFAFFALLDTKSAAVIVLATTVGLVLHGAMYGPQAAFFAEQFPTRVRYTGLSVGGQLSSIAAGAVAPLIAVALFQSWGSTIPVSLYVAAMCLITVVALLSSRETRGASLHDDDTDAAESETAAVSP from the coding sequence GTGAGCCAGCCCCAGCGGTCGGCGATCGCCAAGATCGTCGGCGCGAGCCTGATCGGCACCACCATCGAGTGGTACGACTTCTTCCTCTACACCTCCGCCGCCGCGCTGGTGTTCAACAAGCTGTTCTTCCCGACGGCGAACCCGCTGACCGGCACGCTGCTGGCGTTCCTCACCTACGCCGTCGGGTTCCTCGCCCGCCCGGTCGGCGGCCTCGTCTTCGGCCACTTCGGCGACCGGCTCGGCCGGAAGAAACTCCTGATCTTCAGCCTGGTCCTGATGGGCGGCTCGACCTGCCTGATGGGCGTGCTGCCGACGTACGCCACCGCGGGCGTCGCCGCGCCGGTCCTGCTCACGCTGCTTCGCCTGGTCCAGGGCTTCGCGCTCGGCGGTGAGTGGGGCGGCGCGGTGCTGATCGTCTCCGAACACGGGGACGCGAAACGGCGCGGGTTCTGGGCGTCCTGGCCGCAGTGCGGCGCGCCCGGCGGCAACCTGCTCGCCACCGGTGTGCTGGCGATCCTGTCGGCGACGCAGTCCGACGCGACGTTCCTGGCGTGGGGCTGGCGGGTCCCGTTCCTGCTCTCCGGCGTCCTGCTGGTGATCGGCCTGTGGATCCGGCTGGCCGTCTCGGAGTCGCCGGTCTTCCTGGCCGCCCAGCGCCGCGCCGAGGACCGCGTCGAGAAGCACGTCCCCGTCGTCGAGGTCTTCCGCGACAGCTGGCGCCAGGTGCTCGTCACGATCGGCGCGCGGATGGCCGAGAACGTCTCCTACTACGTGCTGACGGCGTTCATCCTGGTGTACGTCACGACCGGGCTGCACCTGGCGAAGGGCCTCGGCCTGAGCGCGGTGCTGATCGGCTCGGCCGTGCACTTCGTGACGATTCCCTTGTGGGGCGCGCTGTCGGACCGCGTCGGCCGGCGTCCGGTGTACCTGTTCGGCGCGATCGGGATGGCCTTGTGGGGCTTCGCGTTCTTCGCGCTGCTGGACACGAAGTCGGCCGCGGTGATCGTGCTGGCGACGACCGTCGGGCTGGTGCTGCACGGCGCGATGTACGGGCCGCAGGCCGCCTTCTTCGCCGAGCAGTTCCCGACGCGCGTCCGCTACACCGGGCTGTCCGTCGGCGGGCAGCTGTCGTCGATCGCGGCCGGGGCCGTCGCGCCGCTGATCGCCGTGGCGCTGTTCCAGAGCTGGGGCAGCACCATCCCGGTGTCGCTGTACGTCGCGGCGATGTGCCTGATCACGGTCGTCGCGCTGCTCTCCTCCCGCGAGACCCGGGGCGCATCGCTGCACGACGACGACACCGATGCCGCCGAGTCGGAGACGGCGGCCGTTTCGCCCTAG
- a CDS encoding VOC family protein: protein MLRGMATVSYFADDHAAAQAWYTEFLGIEPYFHRPGYAEFRLGDYQHELGLIDRRYAPAGAGTPGGEIVYWHVDDLEATFARLHELGAKEYEPITERGPGFVTASVVDPFGNVLGVMTNVHYLSVLKERS, encoded by the coding sequence ATGCTGCGAGGAATGGCCACCGTCTCGTACTTCGCCGACGACCACGCGGCCGCGCAGGCCTGGTACACCGAGTTCCTGGGAATCGAGCCGTACTTCCACCGCCCCGGGTACGCCGAGTTCCGCCTCGGCGACTACCAGCACGAACTGGGCCTCATCGACCGCAGGTACGCGCCGGCCGGTGCCGGTACACCGGGCGGCGAGATCGTCTACTGGCACGTCGACGACCTGGAGGCGACGTTCGCGCGGCTCCACGAACTGGGCGCGAAGGAGTACGAGCCGATCACCGAGCGCGGCCCGGGCTTCGTGACGGCGTCGGTCGTCGACCCGTTCGGCAACGTCCTCGGCGTCATGACCAACGTGCACTACCTGTCCGTGCTGAAGGAACGTTCCTGA
- a CDS encoding TetR/AcrR family transcriptional regulator has translation MRDEPTRKRRVDAELNRRHLVAVAHAAFARDGAGLPVREIARRAGLAPATVHRHFPSRDDLLAAVLAGQVERCGRQLRAALADPDSRRALTRTFHRFGEWQVQERGLVEALGGPAFADRRREHAEAFGRLVERARDDGVLRPRVSVDDARVALMAITSARTTSAVRQLTGVLLTGLLATPR, from the coding sequence GTGCGGGACGAACCGACTCGGAAGCGCCGGGTGGACGCCGAGCTCAACCGACGGCACCTGGTGGCGGTCGCGCACGCGGCGTTCGCGCGGGACGGCGCCGGCCTGCCGGTACGCGAGATCGCGCGGCGCGCGGGCCTGGCGCCGGCGACGGTCCACCGGCACTTCCCGTCCCGCGACGACCTCCTCGCCGCCGTGCTCGCCGGGCAGGTCGAGCGGTGCGGCCGGCAGCTGCGGGCCGCGCTCGCCGACCCGGACAGCCGGCGCGCGCTGACCCGGACGTTCCACCGCTTCGGCGAATGGCAGGTCCAGGAACGCGGCCTCGTCGAGGCGCTGGGCGGACCGGCCTTCGCCGACCGGCGCCGCGAGCACGCCGAGGCGTTCGGGCGGCTGGTCGAGCGGGCCCGCGACGACGGCGTGCTGCGGCCCCGCGTGTCGGTCGACGACGCGCGTGTCGCGCTGATGGCGATCACGTCGGCGCGGACGACGTCGGCGGTCCGGCAGCTGACGGGGGTGCTGCTGACGGGCCTGCTCGCTACCCCTCGGTGA
- a CDS encoding helix-turn-helix domain-containing protein, translating into MFTLRVDAGTVSRTRLSPSPASESVAWLKLAAGSGRHPVFGDPGPLARASLAHPDVALLAELLPRGGDAYTPDLLTPQPGAGTGHRELLDEQLARIEATAQDDLELQILEGARAHWSRPLPTSIRRIAESGQLQRRLARGLARFWRDALADGWPELRSILDQDIAHRAQTVVGHGVGRVLGTLHPDIGWTGDAITFDARWDGDLDVAGRDLVLAPSVLSRPGAVIQVDVPGQVVLYYPAHRIGAGRDRKPATIVPVVGVARAALLADLETARSTAELATRIGYTPGTVSYHLSALHRAGLVSKVRDGRYVLYQRTSGADVLTEG; encoded by the coding sequence GTGTTCACGCTGCGGGTCGACGCCGGGACGGTGTCCCGGACCCGCCTGTCACCGTCGCCCGCGTCGGAGTCCGTGGCGTGGCTGAAACTCGCCGCCGGCTCGGGGCGGCACCCGGTCTTCGGGGATCCCGGGCCGCTCGCCCGCGCGTCGCTCGCCCACCCGGACGTCGCCCTGCTCGCGGAGCTGTTGCCGCGGGGCGGTGACGCCTACACACCGGATCTGCTCACCCCGCAGCCGGGCGCGGGCACCGGGCACCGCGAGCTGCTCGACGAGCAGCTCGCCCGGATCGAAGCGACCGCGCAGGACGACCTCGAACTCCAGATCCTCGAGGGCGCCCGGGCGCACTGGAGCAGGCCGCTCCCGACGTCGATCCGCCGGATCGCGGAGTCGGGACAGCTGCAGCGCCGCCTCGCCCGCGGGCTCGCCCGGTTCTGGCGCGACGCCCTGGCGGACGGCTGGCCCGAGCTGCGCTCGATCCTCGACCAGGACATCGCCCACCGCGCGCAGACCGTGGTCGGACACGGCGTCGGCCGGGTGCTGGGCACCCTGCACCCCGACATCGGCTGGACGGGCGACGCGATCACCTTCGACGCGCGGTGGGACGGCGACCTCGACGTCGCGGGCCGGGATCTCGTCCTCGCTCCCAGCGTCCTGAGCCGGCCCGGCGCCGTCATCCAGGTCGACGTGCCCGGGCAGGTCGTGCTCTACTACCCGGCCCACCGGATCGGCGCCGGCCGGGATCGCAAGCCGGCCACGATCGTGCCGGTCGTCGGCGTCGCCCGCGCGGCGCTGCTGGCCGACCTCGAGACCGCGCGCTCGACCGCGGAGCTCGCCACCCGGATCGGCTACACCCCGGGCACCGTCTCCTACCACCTGAGCGCCCTGCACCGCGCGGGCCTCGTCAGCAAGGTGCGCGACGGGCGTTACGTGCTGTACCAACGGACTTCCGGGGCGGACGTCCTCACCGAGGGGTAG
- a CDS encoding 3-hydroxybutyrate dehydrogenase: MTSDLDGRTALVTGGAGGIGLACVRALAAAGAKVHVVDVDAANAEAAATEVGGWAHAVDLTDAEALDTLPAEVDVLVNNAGVQHVAPLEGFPPEQFTRIQALMVTAPFLLIRRSLPSMYARGWGRIVNMSSVHGLRASAFKAAYVTAKHGLEGLSKVAALEGAEHGVTSNCVNPGYVRTPLVDGQIDAQAAEHDIPREDVVSEVLLRRAAIKKLIEPGDVASLVTWLCSPHAGHVTGASIPLDGGWTAA, from the coding sequence ATGACCAGCGATCTGGACGGGCGCACCGCCCTCGTCACCGGCGGTGCCGGCGGTATCGGCCTGGCCTGCGTCCGCGCTCTGGCCGCGGCCGGGGCCAAGGTGCACGTCGTCGACGTCGACGCGGCGAACGCCGAGGCCGCGGCCACCGAGGTCGGCGGGTGGGCGCACGCCGTCGACCTCACCGACGCCGAGGCTCTCGACACCCTCCCGGCCGAGGTCGACGTCCTGGTCAACAACGCCGGGGTCCAGCACGTCGCGCCGCTCGAAGGCTTTCCGCCCGAGCAGTTCACGCGCATCCAGGCGCTGATGGTCACCGCGCCCTTCCTGCTGATCCGGCGGAGCCTGCCGAGCATGTACGCGCGGGGGTGGGGGCGGATCGTCAACATGTCGAGCGTCCACGGCCTTCGCGCCTCCGCCTTCAAAGCCGCCTACGTCACCGCGAAGCACGGGCTCGAAGGGCTCTCCAAGGTCGCCGCGCTGGAAGGCGCCGAACACGGCGTCACCAGCAACTGCGTCAACCCCGGCTACGTCCGCACCCCGCTCGTCGACGGGCAGATCGACGCGCAGGCCGCCGAGCACGACATCCCGCGGGAAGACGTCGTCTCCGAAGTGCTCCTCCGGCGCGCCGCCATCAAGAAGCTCATCGAACCCGGGGACGTCGCTTCCCTGGTGACGTGGCTGTGCTCGCCGCACGCCGGCCACGTCACCGGGGCCTCCATCCCGCTCGACGGCGGCTGGACCGCCGCTTGA